The DNA window GCTGACCTGCTGGCTCAGGCGGCGCACGGCTCGGCGTCGGACCTGTTGACTTCGACGCTGCTCACCGCCCGGTGCCCGGTCGTACTGGCGCCCGCGATGCACACCGAGATGTGGGAGCACGCGGCGACGCGCGCGAACGTCGCGTTGCTGCGGTCGCGGGGTGTGCTGGTGGTGGAGCCGGCAGAGGGCCGGCTGACCGGTGCTGACACGGGGAAGGGGCGGTTGCCGGAGCCAGACGCTCTCTTCGATGTGTGCGCACTGGTTTTGGCACGGGGCGCTGCCGGGTTGTCGCAGGACCTTTCCGGGCGCCGGGTCGTCGTGTCGGCTGGTGGGACGCGGGAGTTTTTGGATCCCGTTCGGTATCTGGGGAACCGTTCGTCGGGGCGGCAGGGCTACGCGCTGGCCCGGGCCGCTGTCGTTCGGGGCGCCTCGGTGACCTTGGTGTCCGCGTCGGCGCTGCCGGAGCCAGCGGGGGTGAAGGTCGTCCCGGTGGTGTCGACGCGGGACATGCGCGAAGCGGTGCTGTCCGCTGCCGCGTCCGCTGATGCGGTGGTGATGGCGGCCGCGCCGGCAGACTTCCGGCCGGCGGAGTATGTCGAGCACAAGATCAAGAAGGTCGACGACGTCTCGGCACCTTCTGTCGTGCTGGTGCAGAACCCGGACATCTTGGCCGAGCTCGCGCACAACCGGCCGTCTCCCGGGCTGGTGGTGGTGGGCTTCGCGGCCGAGACCGGCGACGCGTCCGGCTCGGTCCTGGACCACGGCCGGGCCAAGCTCGCCCGCAAGGGCGCCGACCTGCTGGTGGTCAACGAGGTCGGCGCCACCAAGGGTTTCGAGTCGACCGAGAACGAGGCCGTCATCCTCGGCGCGGACGGCTCGGAGACCCCCGTCCCGCTGGGCTCGAAGGACCTCCTCGCCCACCACATCTGGGACCTCGTCGCCACCCGCCTGTCCTAGCCCTCTGAGGATGGCTGAGTCCCCAACGCTGCGTCGCTGGCGGCCGCTCTGGTTCTCCTACGCGGTCAGTGCGAGCGGTACGTCGGTCGCCAGCGGGATCCTGCCGATCATCGCGATCCTCCACCTGCACGCCTCGGCTGCTCAGGTCTCCGCCCTGGCCGCGATCTCCGCGGTCGCAGGCGGCGTCGGCGGAACGCTCAGCGCCCGGCTGTTCGATCGGGCGCCGAGGCTCGCCGTGCTCCGGTGGATCCAGCTGTTCCAGTGCGCGTCCCTGGCCGTCCTGCTGATCGTCGCTGCCGTTGGCTGGCTGACGTTCACTCACCTCGTCGTGGTCGCGGCCATCCAGGCTGCCGGCTTCATCGCCTACGCGGCGGGCTTCAACCTGCACCTGAAGCAGTCGCTCGAGGACGACGACCTGATCGTCGCGACCTCGCGCATCGAGGCGACGACCTGGACGACCCAGTCGATCGGCCCGATGCTCGGCGGCGTACTCACCAGTGCCGTCGGTCCGTTCCTCGCGGTGGCGATCGACGCGCTCAGCTTCGTCGCCTCCGCTCTCGGACTCGCCAAGGCCAAGGACGACAGGCAACCTCGACGCGGGCCGAACGAACGCCTCGGCGGCGGGCTGCCGTACATCTGGCGCAACGACATCCTTCGCCCGCTCTACCTCAACGCGATGACCCTTGGCGGCGGGCTGCTGATGGCGAGCCCGCTCGTCGCCCTGCTGATGCTCAGGGACCTCGGCCTCCCCGCCTGGCAGTACGGCCTCGCG is part of the Tenggerimyces flavus genome and encodes:
- the coaBC gene encoding bifunctional phosphopantothenoylcysteine decarboxylase/phosphopantothenate--cysteine ligase CoaBC; amino-acid sequence: MVLGVSGGIAAYKAASLLRLLVEAGHSVRVVPTASALKFVGEATWAALSHEPVHTSVWSDVHEVPHVRLGQTADLVVVAPATADLLAQAAHGSASDLLTSTLLTARCPVVLAPAMHTEMWEHAATRANVALLRSRGVLVVEPAEGRLTGADTGKGRLPEPDALFDVCALVLARGAAGLSQDLSGRRVVVSAGGTREFLDPVRYLGNRSSGRQGYALARAAVVRGASVTLVSASALPEPAGVKVVPVVSTRDMREAVLSAAASADAVVMAAAPADFRPAEYVEHKIKKVDDVSAPSVVLVQNPDILAELAHNRPSPGLVVVGFAAETGDASGSVLDHGRAKLARKGADLLVVNEVGATKGFESTENEAVILGADGSETPVPLGSKDLLAHHIWDLVATRLS
- a CDS encoding MFS transporter, with amino-acid sequence MAESPTLRRWRPLWFSYAVSASGTSVASGILPIIAILHLHASAAQVSALAAISAVAGGVGGTLSARLFDRAPRLAVLRWIQLFQCASLAVLLIVAAVGWLTFTHLVVVAAIQAAGFIAYAAGFNLHLKQSLEDDDLIVATSRIEATTWTTQSIGPMLGGVLTSAVGPFLAVAIDALSFVASALGLAKAKDDRQPRRGPNERLGGGLPYIWRNDILRPLYLNAMTLGGGLLMASPLVALLMLRDLGLPAWQYGLAVGLPAVAGLAGAFCAPRLHRALGQRRTLLFFGALRGPCLVPLALAPSGPAALWVILGSQALLLFAAGVFNPTFATTRLQASSVDMIARVSAAWSGSAKVVQPACIALGGLIAAATSVRVALGAAAALGVASVVALPWRRSSPD